One stretch of Emys orbicularis isolate rEmyOrb1 chromosome 5, rEmyOrb1.hap1, whole genome shotgun sequence DNA includes these proteins:
- the LOC135879702 gene encoding LOW QUALITY PROTEIN: kyphoscoliosis peptidase-like (The sequence of the model RefSeq protein was modified relative to this genomic sequence to represent the inferred CDS: inserted 1 base in 1 codon), translating into MRWSKRYCCSTDTKQLNETEDSTGPPSAQIKMDCDRGKSSKPQGVKVSKSISTICSSSSNANCHESHPIQGPARRAQGRNHSEKLAPSPDIMSAAARESQMSDFYNGNVAMGCPSDASEKLHQRAAKESRRNGETTPKEIMATKSIANGPKDSPIKRTFLFGAKRIDNGSKVTLKKSTVHKPPEKGCSPLAVSREGMDGLRGERQAWSSVTQRKKRRDLFPDSKVFSHIDAHVLRVSEQIKSKPALLSVQTIVQLITDKARGKLETVRAIWMWLCHNIRYDVDGFLGLSQKIHTPEQVLQTGRGVCSGYAHLCQEMCREAGLSCIEVSGYGRGTGYQQGQNCQQEKSNHMWNAVQLEGQWYLLDACWGAGTVDAEKRLFIPRYDDVFFLPDPEDFIETHWPDEPEWQLVQPRVSLEDFEQRVFKTSEFFKLQLSLLSPNRSLLKTEHGEATVSLRSTHPAEFSYHLSKLCGDVSKEVLGMTHGMLTVSEKSMTLKVFPPTEGLFELMVFARPSDAQNPYSWVCSYQIKCLESHKKELPENPFHFWGLHPKGKDFGIEECNCGEDLXVATGTLLLTLQTSRPLLATYQLVNKDLDTSLSTKCLASQAEEEKLSCHVLCPFLGYYRLSVFVKDLEGDLFKNAANFLICCSGPINQNELFPSGLSMHCGTGISTGCRGFSNPSHPAAIINTNQGKCNITFHTRADTEVTAILSKDKVTNTKYPMERYILLTHLGNKVSICILLPESGLYKVGLFSRNQDHKDFAHVCDYVVRCFSEPRWLPFPRVYSTWRRGCSLLQPRTGVLQERSWIRFRVKLPKAYRALVVGQSRTELQSTRSKIWEGEVYTGLAGTVLKLAVKFSQHSTSMDVILLFDVEGSSPSSEGASG; encoded by the exons ATGCGATGGAGCAAGAGGTACTGCTGTTCTACAGATACCAAGCAGCTTAATGAAACTGAAG ACTCCACTGGACCACCATCTGCACAAATAAAGATGGACTGCGACCGTGGAAAGTCGTCCAAACCCCAGGGTGTCAAAGTGAGCAAATCAATTTCCACCATTTGCTCTTCCTCAAGTAATGCCAACTGCCATGAAAGCCACCCCATCCAAGGCCCTGCGAGGCGAGCTCAGGGTAGGAACCACAGTGAAAAACTGGCCCCGTCCCCAGATATCATGTCAGCTGCTGCTAGAGAGAGTCAAATGTCAGACTTCTATAATGGCAATGTGGCCATGGGGTGCCCCTCTGATGCCTCAGAGAAGCTCCACCAAAGGGCTGCCAAGGAGAGCCGGCGGAATGGGGAGACCACTCCGAAGGAAATCATGGCAACAAAGAGCATAGCCAATGGCCCCAAGGATTCCCCCATCAAGCGTACTTTCCTGTTTGGGGCAAAAAGAATTGACAATGGCAGCAAGGTGACCCTGAAGAAATCTACTGTCCATAAGCCGCCTGAGAAGGGTTGTTCTCCACTAGCTGTTTCCAGAGAAGGGATGGATGGCTTGAGAGGAGAGAGGCAGGCATGGTCCAGCGTGACCCAGAGAAAGAAAAGGCGAGACCTTTTCCCAGACTCAAAGGTTTTCAGCCACATAGACGCTCATGTTCTGCGTGTGAGCGAGCAG ATAAAATCAAAGCCGGCTTTGCTGTCAGTCCAGACCATTGTTCAGCTGATTACTGACAAGGCCCGAGGCAAGCTGGAGACCGTGCGAGCAATATGGATGTGGCTGTGTCACAATATCC GATATGATGTGGATGGCTTCTTAGGGTTATCTCAGAAGATCCATACCCCAGAACAGGTCCTGCAGACTGGAAGAGGCGTGTGCTCCGGTTATGCCCATTTATGCCAAGAAATGTGCAG GGAGGCAGGTTTGAGCTGCATTGAAGTGTCGGGCTATGGGAGAGGTACTGGATACCAACAAGGGCAAAACTGCCAACAAGAGAAATCCAACCACATGTGGAACGCAGTTCAGCTGGAAGGGCAGTGGTACCTGCTGGATGCATGCTGGGGTGCAGGCACTGTGGACGCGGAGAAGAGATTGTTTATACCCAG GTATGATGATGTCTTCTTTCTACCTGACCCTGAGGATTTCATTGAGACCCACTGGCCTGATGAGCCGGAATGGCAGCTTGTGCAGCCGCGTGTCTCGCTGGAAGACTTTGAACAGAGAGTTTTCAAAACGTCGGAGTTTTTCAAACTGCAgctctcccttctctctccaaACCGCTCCCTTCTCAAAACAG AACACGGGGAAGCAACAGTGTCTCTGAGGAGCACACATCCAGCAGAATTTAGCTACCATCTCTCCAAGCTCTGTGGCGACGTTAGCAAAGAAGTGTTAGGCATGACTCACGGGATGTTGACGGTGTCTGAGAAGAGCATGACTCTCAAAGTTTTCCCCCCTACAGAGGGCTTGTTTGAGCTGATGGTCTTTGCGCGCCCGTCGGATGCTCAGAACCCCTATAGCTGGGTGTGTTCCTATCAGATCAAGTGCCTAGAGTCACATAAGAAAGAACTGCCTGAAAACCCCTTTCATTTCTGGGGCCTCCATCCGAAGGGGAAAGACTTTGGGATTGAGGAATGCAACTGCGGAGAGGACC ATGTTGCAACAGGAACTTTGCTGTTGACGCTACAGACATCTAGACCCTTGCTGGCCACGTACCAGCTGGTGAATAAAGATCTAGACACCTCCCTGAGCACAAAGTGCCTGGCCTCTcaagcagaggaggagaagctgaGTTGTCACGTGCTGTGTCCTTTTCTGGGTTACTACAGGCTCTCGGTGTTTGTGAAAGATTTAGAAGGTGACCTCTTCAAAAACGCAGCCAACTTCCTCATTTGTTGCTCTGGTCCCATCAACCAGAACGAGCTCTTCCCCTCTGGCCTCAGCATGCACTGTGGGACAGGGATCAGCACCGGCTGTAGGGGCTTTTCTAACCCCAGCCACCCTGCCGCCATCATCAACACCAACCAGGGTAAGTGCAACATCACGTTCCACACCCGGGCGGACACCGAAGTGACCGCCATCCTGAGTAAGGACAAAGTCACCAACACCAAGTACCCCATGGAGAGATACATCCTGCTCACCCATCTGGGAAACAAGGTCAGCATCTGTATCCTGCTTCCTGAATCGGGCCTCTACAAAGTGGGGCTCTTCAGCAGGAACCAGGACCACAAGGACTTTGCTCACGTCTGTGACTACGTCGTCCGCTGCTTTTCCGAGCCACGGTGGCTTCCGTTCCCCCGAGTGTACAGCACGTGGAGGAGAGGCTGCAGCTTGCTACAGCCCAGGACGGGAGTGCTCCAGGAACGAAGCTGGATCAGGTTCAGAGTCAAGCTGCCAAAAGCCTACAGAGCTCTCGTGGTCGGGCAATCCAGGACTGAACTGCAGTCAACTCGCAGCAAGatctgggagggggaggtgtaCACCGGGCTCGCTGGGACTGTGCTCAAGCTGGCGGTGAAGTTCAGTCAGCATTCCACCAGCATGGATGTCATCCTGTTGTTCGATGTGGAAGGCAGCTCCCCCAGTTCAGAGGGGGCTTCAGGGTAA